The Megalops cyprinoides isolate fMegCyp1 chromosome 9, fMegCyp1.pri, whole genome shotgun sequence genome has a window encoding:
- the LOC118783747 gene encoding olfactory receptor 6N1-like: MQQAHGLTFWKAAVTNETQYVQVSEFIITGFSHLSNQMFLGFIILLTYFLILLGSGTNICIIASDRRLHTPMYILICNLAVVDIMFTTSASTTMISVLLTEVKTISYYSCISRMYVYHVGDINGCFALLLMAIDRMVAISNPLRYHSILTNTRTFVLIFLCWLLATATMGVLAGVVDRLPFCQPFLRYVFCDYPCMVRAACVDPERYFLMPTVIGIALYAMFPCILLTYAKIIYTVLRLSNVSNKKQMFSTCTSHIIVVASYYVPKFITTLLTRIGLVLDLSQRNALLIAATLIPSLINPMVYCLRTKEIKNRLVSIVKTVSVTPLKLK, from the coding sequence atGCAACAGGCACACGGACTAACATTCTGGAAGGCAGCTgtcacaaatgaaacacaatatgTACAGGTATCAGAGTTCATCATCACCGGCTTCAGCCATCTTTCCAACCAGATGTTCCTGGGATTCATAATTCTCCTCACCTATTTCCTCATATTACTCGGCAGTGGCACGAATATATGCATCATCGCATCAGACAGACGTCTGCATACAccaatgtacattttaatctgCAACCTGGCCGTAGTGGACATCATGTTCACCACCAGTGCCAGCACAACAATGATTTCAGTTCTGCTTACTGAGGTGAAAACCATCTCTTATTATTCCTGCATCTCACGGATGTATGTGTACCACGTGGGGGACATCAATGGATGCTTTGCACTGTTGTTAATGGCTATTGATCGCATGGTTGCCATCAGTAACCCTTTAAGGTACCACAGCAtcctcacaaacacacgcacgttTGTGCTAATCTTCCTGTGCTGGTTGTTGGCGACAGCAACAATGGGCGTTTTGGCAGGTGTTGTCGACCGCCTTCCTTTTTGCCAGCCTTTTCTAAGATATGTGTTCTGCGATTACCCCTGTATGGTAAGGGCCGCCTGCGTTGACCCTGAAAGATATTTTCTCATGCCCACAGTGATTGGCATTGCACTGTACGCCATGTTCCCTTGTATTCTTCTAACTTATGCAAAGATCATCTACACAGTTCTGAGGCTGTCAAATGTCAGCAACAAGAAGCAAATGTTCAGCACTTGTACGAGTCACATCATAGTTGTGGCCAGTTACTACGTGCCCAAATTCATAACCACGTTATTAACACGAATTGGTCTTGTGCTGGATCTGTCTCAGCGTAATGCATTGCTGATTGCGGCAACATTGATTCCGTCCCTAATTAACCCTATGGTTTATTGTCTCAggacaaaagaaattaaaaacagactggTGAGCATAGTAAAAACAGTGAGTGTAACACCACTAAAACTAAAATGA